The Cygnus atratus isolate AKBS03 ecotype Queensland, Australia chromosome 7, CAtr_DNAZoo_HiC_assembly, whole genome shotgun sequence genome includes a window with the following:
- the MKI67 gene encoding proliferation marker protein Ki-67 isoform X2 has translation MPLFGKIIVIKRNGTDGIHFPLTASSCLFGRRTECDIRIQLPQVSKEHCKIEVNENEEAILTNLSTVNPTQLNGSCFQQPVPLKHGDVLTIIDRSFRFEYPLQSTPRKRRSRSLKDETRQVAEVELLHKQTSGSKRSSDHSECEEQNADENKQSTEENMSKALPVKLQTPKSSYKTKQSIKKENEMSPFSRLYETLKHEIKVKKTLQEGNVPEKAEKEGGKGALQEPSARIASNCDLVSPAEEKEIGISENNEEYKMKQEVISSEFNQISTVGSATKKCFTRSPQTSVSKEVTKGIGKRSNLQDHKEVSTPGKSKGTEVTAKTPKPSKENDSNAACLVQPCSIERLGYVDEVKIYNSAITAEKIAQTTNMTKVSEVDKHVSTPTPRRKSPRSCFTSPTKEATGVDSVNIGTPTTRGGVSLERKSFSEISAEIQREDSVCRNDSLQQLPLAENKCLKQRRNSKQHTPRKSAEVEVLKEICDQTNVDSKKRDSESPASNSKSPRRNVRQSKEFVNKSIHSETPTSGELKSELASPASEKSGSGRKRGTPRTSELRTEKALETNAVKEHHNKTVDSQDSGTQQDLATNERNRKSDLENASVPRPHRFSSKRRSSGSANVLEGNEAVSEMSVSGLLAEEESGKTKRVSQKRKSSDLLPQPLGKTKRVSFGGHLSPELFDKSLPPNSPLKRGAIPARLSLPFGDSPRAVLKKAQGLKHFAVQELSVRLQKEKMSPKNLPAQTPPAASSPDSGKATPELTTSSPAPYTKGRFSVSLITTPSPIAEEQNGVEKDMNTEEKSGGQVQTPTSNHVSQDDNTLMATPNKLTKSSQRNSKKTPMKRRSGAVAVINTKRRSGASTANLLVAKSWAEVVKLGVARPQAKAVKKRTQKGRPVKKITESPKTPERKIKGHFSTGHAESPATIVVGRAYSTTVRMAGKVPKVVKNPILKQNLNMDESFTGLGEMFKTPENESGKRSPSSPVHNSDFTPTCTAADVSELHTPEESGEMMVSPLNTPDASEQKLDCQDISYLLREKESPKSVFDIISTKTPERRKAVLEEDLDVDSVSIIAEKQASQVKLASKRKTPDQKLESVEVVSGIKQLLRTPKKKSEPAEVLSGIKRLMKTPKQKPEPVEALSGIKQLVETPKQKPEPVEALSGIKQLVETPKKKPKLAEVLSGIKRLMKTPKKKPEPVEALSGIKQLMGTPEQKPEPVEALSGIKQLMETPEQKPEPVEALSGIKQLMETPEQKPEPAEALSGIKQLMETPEQKPEPAEALSGIKQLMETPKQKPEPAEALSGIKQLMETPKQKPEPAEALSGIKQLMETPKQKPEPAEALSGIKQLMETPKQKPEPVEALSGIKQLMETPKQKPEPAEALSGIKQLMETPKQKPEPAEALSGIKQLMETPEEKLEPAEVLSGIKQLTRTPQQKLEPITDENALQKLLKAPVQKKEVVKDVTGVNLIPKNPKLEHQPVEDMVGVSRIFKTPKEKVEPIEDMFGISRLVQTPREKYHPVDDFVGLKRLMAEPRQKNSDSEVDYVGVKEMFGEETKVRSENVTDPKQEDAVPPCANDSRDYGGNKTVLEDTGNTSQGKDSQQNLSTTEDRSTQRLTRGRSRKTAHPTSIKQCEKDLNLKELQGLEKKSIQEEMGEISTSTSIAKNTGRRKRTNPCMEKEIVSKHPDEKTVETVSLVETQVDTQRPRRGKTKEPKELKHPSEDLESCEKGSSVLQKDPANRKQTLQEYDINDTSVTEDDQSRKTESVSSSSQDENYQLQTDLKKSENTSDKGSVEDRKEILLLHQKRSRGMKNIENTEALVPRKRGRRARKEQVEQASSEELHGTTRKLRKDQSAKLLQGDEWTSETVPTEESENRTKLEVKITEKRGKSSRNARKHPTEVKADVCGMAFENTQNVQKAKETSNETVTETQSPTKNERKVSLGDEAESAQENTTKSSQRLKSESPSGETDKMPITVLNLESNRSSVQEANRTRNRRGKKDSSEKKADEFAQDVNSLDLMPKCRSETEESSPKDSSASSCVKQSHQVMKDQNNTADTSVTTLNSNGVAQSRQKRTRNEQEANEPKQTEILQENQTQNNRTTHRRVRGRKVNFRLEEASSEALGEERNLPGNEEGMTCKRDQHEASENPVQVRRSKRRHVDSIPQATCSTFTKKETLIKDHSKDETFAKDQDPALEAIPSSTEEVPLRGRRRREVAVASQTVSSLSIRKKRRLLEGDDKKMTVKEDQNPALGNNALQAKANASARDKRKEIDLAAEAKSSASLRRKRGLSETDDKEESTNEEQNMLLESVSCAKEKPLGRGRRKETPPVSHTTNSISLRRKRGLPADNGREEAPKDQNVPEDEPKRGRRSEAAILLEATSSTSAQGKRNLSKESSRKNNRREAKKMISEKPSSEEKINLSKGYSGKKISIASLAVSSSSLQGLPEDGENETPEEQQGILLEVTQSAKENPSKAGRRKRVPSKSEETSSTFLREKPVLPEDRAQKGVPKEGEGTALENNLSQEKHRQLRNKMKNVQFKSEAATSTSLHDNGSSPENGNTSETQCVISTRSEGNNQSGKGKEVNRTQQTTSTSRRRKCLLPADDLPPKKLKSENNENGSPKKGKRNKTEEKLEGDVKTTQTAGGTNRTTRSSTRASARMRK, from the exons ATGCCGCTCTTCGggaaaataattgtaattaaaCGGAATGGGACTGATGGAATTCACTTTCCACTCACTGCAAGTTCTTGTTTATTTGGAAG GAGAACAGAATGTGACATCCGCATCCAGTTGCCTCAGGTCTCGAAAGAACATTGTAAAATTGAAGTAAATGAAAACGAGGAG GCAATCTTGACAAATTTAAGTACAGTAAATCCTACACAGCTGAACGGTAGCTGTTTTCAGCAACCTGTACCTCTGAAGCACGGAGATGTGTTAACTATTATTGATCGTTCTTTCAG GTTTGAATATCCTCTCCAATCAACTCCAAGAAAGAGGCGTTCCAGATCTCTGAAAGATGAAACGCGGCAG GTGGCAGAAGTGGAGTTATTACATAAGCAAACTTCAGGATCTAAAAGATCTTCAG ATCATTCTGAGTGCGAAGAACAAAATgctgatgaaaataaacaaagtacAGAGGAAAATATGTCCAAAGCCTTACCAGTTAAGCTACAAACACCCAAATCTTCATATAAGACAAAACAAtctattaaaaaggaaaatgaaatgtctcCATTTAGTAGACTCTATGAAACACTGAAACATGAgattaaagtgaaaaaaactctgcaagaaggaaatgtacctgaaaaagctgaaaaagaaggtGGTAAGGGTGCTCTGCAAGAACCAAGTGCTCGAATTGCATCAAATTGTGATCTTGTAAGCCcggctgaagaaaaagaaataggcataagtgaaaataatgaagaatatAAGATGAAACAAGAAGTAATTAGTTCAGAATTTAATCAAATCTCAACAGTAGGAAGTGCTACCAAGAAATGTTTTACCAGAAGTCCACAAACTTCTGTTTCAAAGGAGGTGACAAAAGGTATTGGTAAGAGAAGTAACTTGCAAGATCATAAGGAAGTAAGTACGCCAGGTAAATCTAAAGGCACTGAAGTTACAGCCAAAACACCCAAACCCAGTAAGGAGAATGACAGCAATGCAGCATGTTTGGTGCAGCCATGCTCCATAGAACGCTTGGGTTATGTGGATGAGGTGAAAATCTACAACTCTGCaataacagcagagaaaatagcACAAACAACAAACATGACAAAGGTTTCTGAAGTAGATAAACATGTGTCTACACCAACCCCCAGAAGGAAGAGTCCTCGATCTTGTTTCACGTCACCTACCAAAGAAGCTACTGGGGTGGATTCTGTAAATATTGGTACTCCAACGACTCGAGGAGGTGTGTCGTTGGAACGTAagtctttttcagaaatttcagctgaaattcaaAGAGAAGATTCAGTGTGCAGAAATGATAGCCTCCAACAACTGCCtttggcagaaaataaatgcttaaaacaGAGACGAAATAGTAAACAACATACGCCAAGAAAATCAGCGGAAGTAGAAGTGCTGAAAGAAATCTGTGATCAGACAAATGTAGACTCAAAAAAGAGAGATTCTGAGTCTCCTGCTTCTAATTCCAAGAGTCCCAGAAGAAATGTCAGACAAAGTAAAGAATTTGTAAACAAAAGCATCCATTCAGAGACACCAACTTCAGGAGAGTTAAAATCAGAACTGGCATCTCCTGCTAGTGAGAAATCTGgctctggaagaaaaaggggTACGCCAAGGACCTCTGAACTGCGAACTGAGAAAGCATTGGAGACAAATGCAGTTAAAGAACACCACAATAAGACTGTAGACAGTCAGGACAGTGGAACTCAACAAGATCTGGCCACCAATGAGCGTAATCGGAAATCAGATTTGGAAAATGCCAGTGTTCCAAGACCTCATAGATTCTCGTCAAAAAGAAGGTCTTCTGGAAGTGCTAATGTACTGGAAGGCAACGAGgctgtttcagaaatgagtgTTTCTGGCCTGTTGGCTGAAGAAGAATCAG gcaagaCAAAAAGAGTATCTCAGAAGAGGAAGAGCAGTGATCTGTTACCTCAGCCTttaggaaagacaaaaagagtGTCTTTTGGTGGTCATCTAAGTCCAGAACTCTTTGACAAAAGTTTGCCTCCCAACTCGCCCCTTAAAAGAGGTGCGATTCCTGCAAGACTGAGCTTACCATTTGGAGACTCCCCACGTGCAGTGCTGAAAAAGGCTCAGGGGCTGAAGCACTTTGCAGTCCAG GAACTTTCTGTAcgtttgcaaaaagaaaaaatgtcaccAAAAAATTTGCCAGCCCAGACGCCTCCAGCTGCCTCTTCCCCTGACTCTGGAAAAGCAACACCAGAGCTTACTACAAGCTCTCCAGCACCTTACACAAAAGGACGTTTTTCTGTTTCGCTCATCACAACACCATCGCCAATTGCAGAAGAGCAGAACGGTGTTGAAAAAGATATGAATACAGAGGAGAAGAGTGGTGGCCAAGTGCAAACACCTACATCTAATCATGTTAGCCAAGATGATAACACCTTAATGGCAACACCTAACAAGTTAACAAAAAGTTCACAACGTAATTCGAAGAAGACTCCCATGAAGAGGAGAAGTGGTGCTGTAGCAGTTATcaatacaaaaagaagaagTGGTGCCTCTACTGCCAATTTACTAG tTGCAAAATCTTGGGCAGAAGTGGTAAAACTAGGTGTTGCGAGACCACAGGCAAAGGCTGTTAAAAAACGTACCCAAAAAGGAAGACCAGTGAAGAAGATAACAGAGTCACCAAAG actccagaaagaaaaataaaaggtcattTTAGCACAGGTCATGCAGAGTCTCCCGCTACAATAGTTGTAGGTAGAGCTTACTCTACCACCGTCAGAATGGCTGGAAAGGTCCCTAAAGTGGTGAAAAATCCGATCTTGAAACAAAACTTGAATATGGATGAAAGCTTCACAG GACTGGGTGAGATGTTTAAAACTCCAGAAAATGAGAGTGGAAAAAGATCACCTTCGAGCCCTGTTCATAATAGTGATTTTACACCAACGTGCACTGCAGCGGACGTTTCTGAACTGCATACTCCCGAAGAATCTG GAGAGATGATGGTGTCACCATTAAATACTCCAGATGCTTCAGAACAGAAACTTGATTGTCAAGACATCTCATATCTTCTGAGAGAGAAGGAATCTCCAAAGTCTGTGTTTGACATAATATCCACCAAAActcctgaaagaagaaaagctgtgctGGAAGAAGATCTTGATGTGGATAGTGTGTCAATAATTGCAGAGAAACAAGCATCTCAGGTGAAATTGGCAAGTAAAAGGAAAACTCCAGATCAGAAGTTGGAGTCAGTTGAGGTTGTGTCAGGCATCAAGCAGCTATTAAGGACCCCAAAGAAAAAGTCAGAACCTGCAGAGGTCCTGTCAGGCATCAAGCGGCTTATGAAGACCCCAAAGCAGAAACCAGAGCCTGTAGAGGCCCTGTCAGGCATCAAGCAGCTCGTGGAGACCCCAAAGCAGAAACCAGAGCCTGTAGAGGCCCTGTCAGGCATCAAGCAGCTCGTGGAGACCCCGAAGAAGAAACCGAAGCTAGCTGAGGTCCTGTCGGGCATCAAGCGGCTTATGAAGACCCCGAAGAAGAAACCAGAGCCTGTAGAGGCCCTGTCAGGCATCAAGCAGCTCATGGGGACCCCAGAGCAGAAACCAGAGCCTGTAGAGGCCCTGTCAGGCATCAAGCAGCTCATGGAGACCCCAGAGCAGAAACCAGAGCCTGTAGAGGCCCTGTCAGGCATCAAGCAGCTCATGGAGACCCCAGAGCAGAAACCAGAGCCAGCTGAGGCCCTGTCAGGCATCAAGCAGCTCATGGAGACCCCAGAGCAGAAACCAGAGCCAGCTGAGGCCCTGTCAGGCATCAAGCAGCTCATGGAGACCCCAAAGCAGAAACCAGAGCCAGCTGAGGCCCTGTCAGGCATCAAGCAGCTCATGGAGACCCCAAAGCAGAAACCAGAGCCAGCTGAGGCCCTGTCAGGCATCAAGCAGCTCATGGAGACCCCAAAGCAGAAACCAGAGCCAGCTGAGGCCCTGTCAGGCATCAAGCAGCTCATGGAGACCCCAAAGCAGAAACCAGAGCCTGTAGAGGCCCTGTCAGGCATCAAGCAGCTCATGGAGACCCCAAAGCAGAAACCAGAGCCAGCTGAGGCCCTGTCAGGCATCAAGCAGCTCATGGAGACCCCAAAGCAGAAACCAGAGCCAGCTGAGGCCCTGTCAGGCATCAAGCAGCTCATGGAGACCCCAGAAGAAAAGCTGGAGCCAGCTGAGGTCCTATCAGGCATCAAGCAGCTCACAAGGACCCCACAGCAAAAGTTGGAACCTATTACAGATGAAAATGCCTTACAAAAATTGCTGAAGGCTCCAGTACAAAAAAAGGAGGTAGTAAAAGATGTCACAGGAGTTAATTTAATcccaaaaaatccaaaattgGAACATCAACCAGTAGAAGACATGGTTGGGGTCAGCCGTATTTTCAAAACTCCAAAGGAAAAAGTTGAACCCATAGAAGATATGTTTGGAATTAGTAGATTAGTGCAGACTCCAAGAGAGAAATATCATCCAGTTGATGACTTTGTGGGTCTGAAGAGGCTTATGGCAGAACCCAGACAGAAAAATTCTGATTCTGAAGTGGATTATGTTGGAGTTAAGGAAATGTTTGGTGAGGAGacaaag GTCAGGTCAGAAAATGTTACGGATCCTAAGCAAGAAGATGCTGTGCCTCCTTGTGCTAATGACAGTCGTGACTATG GGGGgaataaaactgttttagaaGACACAGGAAATACTTCACAAGGTAAAGATTCTCAACAGAATTTGTCAACTACTGAAGACCGCTCTACCCAGCGACTAACAAGGGGCAGATCAAGGAAGACTGCACATCCAACTTCAATAAAGCAGTGTGAAAaggatttaaatttaaaagaactgCAAGgtctggagaaaaagagcaTCCAAGAAGAGATGGGAGAGATCAGTACTTCAACTTCAATAGctaaaaatacaggaagaagaaagagaacaaatccttgcatggaaaaagaaattgtttcaaAGCATCCTGATGAGAAAACAGTTGAAACTGTTTCACTTGTGGAAACGCAAGTTGATACTCAAAGACCAAGAAGAGGCAAAACTAAAGAACCAAAGGAGTTAAAACATCCTAGTGAGGATCTTGAGTCTTGTGAAAAAGGTTCTTCAGTGCTACAAAAAGATCCTGCAAATAGGAAACAGACTTTGCAGGAGTATGACATCAATGACACATCTGTAACTGAAGATGATCaaagcagaaagacagaaagcgTATCTAGTAGCAGTCAGGATGAAAATTATCAACtgcaaacagatttaaaaaaatctgaaaacacatCTGACAAAGGTAGTGtagaagacaggaaagaaattcttctATTGCATCAGAAGAGGTCtagaggaatgaaaaatatagaaaacacagaagcacTGGTTCCAcgtaaaagaggaagaagagctaGGAAAGAACAGGTTGAACAAGCTTCTTCAGAGGAGCTTCATGGGACAACAAGGAAACTTCGTAAAGACCAATCAGCAAAATTACTACAAGGTGATGAGTGGACTTCTGAGACTGTCCCCACAGAGGaatctgaaaacagaactaaacttgaagtaaagataacagaaaaaagagGCAAGTCTTCAAGAAATGCTAGAAAACACCCAACGGAAGTAAAAGCAGATGTTTGCGGGATGGCatttgaaaatacacagaatgttcagaaagcaaaggaaacttCAAACGAAACTGTTACCGAAACACAATCACCCACcaaaaatgagaggaaagtATCTCTGGGAGATGAAGCAGAAAGTGCTCAGGAAAATACAACAAAGTCATCTCAAAGATTAAAGTCAGAATCACCTTCTGGAGAGACAGATAAAATGCCAATTACTGTTCTGAACTTGGAATCAAACAGAAGCTCAGTACAAGAAGCAAACAGAACTAgaaacaggagagggaaaaaagactcttcagagaaaaaggCTGATGAATTTGCCCAGGATGTAAACAGCCTAGATCTTATGCCCAAATGTAGGTCAGAAACAGAGGAATCTTCTCCCAAAGACTCTTCAGCCTCTAGTTGTGTCAAGCAGTCACACCAAGTAATGAAAGACCAGAACAACACAGCTGACACATCAGTAACTACTCTAAACAGCAACGGTGTTGCTCAGAGCCGTCAAAAACGGACAAGAAATGAGCAGGAAGCAAATGAACCAAAGCAAACTGAAATCCTGCAAGAGaatcaaacacaaaataacAGAACTACACATAGAAGAGTTAGAGGtagaaaagttaattttagACTTGAAGAAGCCAGTTCTGAAGCTCtaggagaagaaaggaatttaCCTGGGAATGAGGAAGGAATGACTTGCAAACGTGATCAACATGAGGCTTCAGAAAATCCTGTACAAGTAAGGAGGAGCAAAAGAAGGCACGTTGATTCCATTCCACAAGCAACTTGTTCTACCTTTACGAAGAAGGAAACCTTAATTAAAGATCATAGTAAAGATGAGACTTTTGCAAAAGATCAAGATCCAGCTTTGGAAGCTATTCCCTCTTCAACAGAAGAGGTTCCACTGAGAGGACGAAGAAGGCGAGAGGTTGCTGTAGCATCACAAACAGTGAGTTCTctttctatcagaaaaaaacGTAGGTTGCTAGAAGGTGATGATAAAAAGATGACTGTGAAAGAAGATCAAAATCCAGCATTGGGAAATAACGCTTTGCAGGCAAAAGCAAATGCATCAGCAagggacaaaagaaaagagattgaTCTAGCAGCAGAGGCAAAAAGTTCAGCTTCTCTCCGGAGAAAACGTGGCTTGTCAGAAACTGATGATAAAGAGGAGAGTACtaatgaagaacaaaacatGCTTTTGGAATCAGTGTCCTgtgcaaaagaaaagccattaggaaggggcagaaggaaagaaactccTCCAGTGTCACACACAACTAATTCCATTTCTCTTAGAAGAAAACGTGGTTTGCCAGCAGATAATGGTAGAGAAGAGGCTCCTAAAGATCAAAATGTTCCAGAAGATGAACCGAAAAGAGGCAGAAGGAGTGAAGCTGCCATCTTGTTAGAAGCCACAAGTTCTACTTCTGCTCAGGGAAAACGTAACTTATCAAAAGAAAGTAGCAGAAAGAATAATCGTAGGGAAgctaaaaaaatgatttctgaaaaacCCTCTTCCGAAGAAAAAATCAATCTTTCAAAAGGGTACTCAGGGAAAAAGATTAGTATCGCTTCACTGGCTGTTAGTTCTAGTTCACTTCAAGGTTTGCCAGAAGATGGTGAGAATGAAACTCCTGAAGAGCAACAGGGTATACTTTTGGAAGTAACCCaatcagcaaaagaaaatccatcgaaagcaggcagaaggaaaagagttCCTTCCAAATCTGAAGAAACTAGTTCAACTTTTCTCAGGGAAAAGCCTGTCTTGCCTGAAGACAGAGCTCAAAAAGGAGTTCCTAAAGAAGGTGAAGGTACAgctctggaaaataatttatccCAGGAGAAACATAGgcaactgagaaataaaatgaaaaatgtacaaTTCAAATCAGAGGCAGCTACTTCTACTTCTCTTCACGATAATGGCAGCTCGCCTGAAAATGGCAACACTTCGGAAACTCAGTGTGTGATATCCACTCGTTCTGAAGGAAATAACCagtctggaaaaggaaaagaggttaACCGTACCCAGCAGACAACTTCCACTTCTCgcagaagaaaatgtctgttgCCAGCAGATGACTTACCacccaaaaaattaaaatcag AGAACAATGAAAACGGATcgccaaaaaaaggaaaaagaaacaaaactgaagaaaaacttgAAGGCGATGTGAAGACAACTCAGACTGCTGGAGGGACTAACAGGACAACAAGATCAAGCACAAGAGCAAGTGCAAGAATGAGAAAATAG